A single window of Pontibacillus chungwhensis DNA harbors:
- the rpoZ gene encoding DNA-directed RNA polymerase subunit omega produces MMLEPSIDSLMESINSKYTLVTISARRARQMQETNKYLIDSFDSKKYVGIALEEIKEGKLHYKHEE; encoded by the coding sequence ATGATGTTAGAACCATCCATTGATTCTCTTATGGAATCCATTAATTCAAAGTATACGTTAGTAACGATTTCAGCTCGACGAGCACGTCAAATGCAAGAAACAAACAAGTATTTAATTGACTCTTTTGATTCAAAGAAATACGTGGGGATTGCACTTGAAGAAATTAAAGAAGGCAAACTTCATTATAAACACGAAGAATAA
- the coaBC gene encoding bifunctional phosphopantothenoylcysteine decarboxylase/phosphopantothenate--cysteine ligase CoaBC, whose protein sequence is MLKGKKVVLGVSGGIAAYKACALTSKLVQAGADVTVIMTSSATEFVTPLTFQALSRNPVYTDTFDEKIPEQISHIDVADWADLIILAPATANLIGKVANGIADDMLTTTLLASEAPVYVAPAMNVHMYAHPAVQNNLKKLETYGYRFIEPGEGYLACGYVGKGRLEEPETIVSVLEQQESLSLPLKGKKVLVTAGPTRERVDPVRFFTNFSTGKMGYAFAQKARELGANVILVSGPVTIDPPSGIKVIQTESAQEMYEAVMKELDNVDVVIKTAAVADYRPAVFHDQKMKKKEGPLSIEMERTKDILGEIGKVKTDQFVVGFAAETNEPIHYGKQKLAKKNADAIVVNNVAEAGAGFGADTNVVTYLNKHGLEWSLPLQSKEDVAHKILIQVSDELKDGQK, encoded by the coding sequence ATGCTTAAAGGAAAGAAGGTTGTCTTAGGTGTCTCAGGTGGTATAGCGGCTTATAAAGCTTGTGCTTTAACGAGTAAACTTGTCCAAGCGGGTGCAGATGTCACCGTCATTATGACAAGCAGTGCAACAGAGTTCGTCACGCCTTTAACGTTTCAGGCATTGTCACGAAATCCGGTTTATACTGATACATTTGATGAAAAGATTCCTGAACAAATCTCACATATTGATGTAGCCGATTGGGCTGATTTGATAATTCTTGCCCCTGCTACAGCCAATCTTATAGGGAAAGTTGCAAATGGGATAGCTGATGACATGCTTACGACAACCTTATTAGCAAGTGAGGCTCCTGTGTATGTAGCACCCGCTATGAACGTGCATATGTATGCCCACCCCGCTGTTCAAAACAATTTAAAAAAACTCGAAACATATGGCTATCGTTTTATAGAACCTGGTGAAGGTTATTTAGCTTGTGGGTATGTTGGGAAGGGTCGATTAGAAGAACCTGAAACCATTGTCTCAGTATTGGAGCAGCAAGAAAGTCTCTCACTTCCCCTTAAAGGTAAGAAGGTTCTCGTTACAGCGGGACCAACGCGTGAAAGGGTGGACCCTGTCCGGTTCTTTACAAACTTTTCAACAGGAAAAATGGGTTATGCATTTGCGCAAAAAGCTAGAGAGCTTGGAGCTAACGTCATCCTTGTCTCAGGCCCTGTGACAATTGATCCACCTAGTGGTATAAAGGTTATTCAGACCGAGTCAGCTCAAGAAATGTATGAAGCGGTTATGAAAGAACTAGACAATGTAGATGTTGTCATTAAGACTGCCGCTGTAGCTGATTATCGTCCTGCTGTGTTTCATGATCAAAAGATGAAGAAAAAAGAAGGGCCTTTATCGATTGAGATGGAGCGTACTAAAGACATTTTAGGTGAGATTGGGAAGGTTAAAACGGATCAATTTGTAGTTGGATTTGCAGCAGAAACCAATGAACCGATACATTACGGGAAGCAAAAGCTCGCTAAAAAGAATGCGGATGCGATTGTTGTGAACAATGTAGCTGAAGCAGGAGCTGGTTTTGGTGCAGACACAAACGTCGTAACTTACTTAAATAAACATGGGTTAGAATGGAGCCTTCCTCTTCAATCAAAAGAAGACGTAGCGCACAAAATTTTAATTCAGGTGTCAGATGAGCTAAAGGATGGTCAGAAGTGA
- the gmk gene encoding guanylate kinase, translating into MIDEKGILFILSGPSGVGKGTVRKSLFEKDTDLKYSISMTTRSPREGEVDGVDYFFKSKEEFETLIENKKLIEYAQYVGNYYGTPKDYVEQQLEAGNDVFLEIEVQGALQVKENFPQGVFVFLIPPSLEELKDRIISRGTETEELVRNRLAAAKEEIEMMDYYDYVVVNDQIDRAVDTVQSIVRSEHCKRDRVAKQYKQALERDDS; encoded by the coding sequence GTGATAGACGAGAAAGGGATTTTATTTATTTTGTCCGGTCCTTCCGGAGTTGGAAAGGGGACAGTAAGGAAGTCTCTTTTTGAAAAGGATACAGATCTGAAATATTCTATTTCGATGACAACCAGATCTCCACGAGAAGGGGAAGTAGATGGTGTTGATTACTTCTTTAAGAGTAAAGAGGAATTTGAAACGCTAATCGAGAATAAAAAGTTGATTGAATATGCTCAGTACGTGGGAAATTATTATGGAACGCCGAAAGATTATGTTGAACAACAACTTGAAGCTGGTAATGATGTATTCCTTGAAATTGAAGTCCAGGGCGCATTACAGGTGAAAGAAAACTTCCCTCAAGGAGTTTTTGTATTCTTAATCCCACCAAGTCTTGAGGAATTAAAAGACCGCATTATTAGTCGCGGTACAGAAACAGAAGAATTGGTTCGAAATCGTTTAGCAGCAGCAAAAGAAGAAATTGAAATGATGGATTATTACGATTATGTAGTAGTCAACGATCAAATTGATCGTGCGGTAGATACCGTTCAGTCCATTGTAAGAAGTGAACACTGCAAGCGAGATCGAGTAGCTAAACAATACAAACAAGCATTGGAGCGTGATGATTCATGA